One genomic region from Bacillus aquiflavi encodes:
- the rplI gene encoding 50S ribosomal protein L9, translating into MKVIFLKDVKGKGKKGEVKNVADGYAHNYLLKNGLAVEATPGNLSTLNAKKKKEQQLAEEVLKEAKKQKEALEKLTVELFAKSGEGGRLFGSITSKQIADELQKKHQIKIDKRKIELSDAIRSLGYTKVPIKLHPEVSATLTVHVKAAN; encoded by the coding sequence ATGAAAGTCATTTTTTTAAAGGATGTTAAAGGAAAAGGGAAGAAAGGCGAAGTAAAAAATGTTGCTGACGGATATGCGCACAACTATTTATTGAAAAACGGATTAGCCGTTGAAGCAACTCCGGGCAATTTGAGTACTCTTAATGCGAAAAAGAAAAAAGAACAACAGCTTGCAGAGGAAGTGCTTAAGGAAGCTAAAAAACAAAAAGAAGCTTTAGAAAAGCTGACAGTTGAGCTTTTTGCCAAATCAGGGGAAGGCGGCCGTTTATTCGGTTCAATTACAAGTAAGCAAATTGCTGATGAGCTGCAAAAAAAACATCAAATAAAAATTGATAAACGAAAAATAGAATTAAGTGATGCCATTCGTTCATTAGGTTACACAAAGGTTCCGATTAAGCTTCATCCTGAAGTATCAGCAACGCTAACTGTACACGTAAAAGCAGCAAACTAA
- the dnaB gene encoding replicative DNA helicase: MSDILADRLPPQNIEAEQAVLGAVFLEPSSLVLASEVLIPEDFYRNSHQKIFHAMLKLSDEGKAVDLITVTEELAAAQLLEDIGGVSYLSELAGSVPTAANIEYYAQIVEEKALLRRLIRTATEIVQDGYAREDEVDELLSEAEKRIMEVAQRKNAGSFHSIKDVLVRTYDNIELLHNRKGEVTGIATGFTELDRMTAGFQRNDLIIVAARPSVGKTAFALNIAQNVATKTDENVAIFSLEMGAEQLVMRMLCAEGNINAQNLRTGSLTDEDWRKLTMAMGSLSNAGIFIDDTPGIRISEIRSKCRRLKQEHGLGMILIDYLQLIQGSGRMKENRQQEVSEISRSLKALARELEIPVIALSQLSRGVEQRQDKRPMMSDIRESGSIEQDADIVAFLYRDDYYDKESENKNIIEIIIAKQRNGPVGTVQLAFVKEYNKFVNLEVRYEDSSIPPGA; the protein is encoded by the coding sequence ATGAGTGATATATTGGCTGATCGCCTTCCGCCTCAAAATATCGAGGCGGAGCAGGCTGTTCTTGGGGCTGTTTTTTTAGAACCGTCTTCGTTAGTGCTCGCCTCGGAAGTATTAATACCTGAGGATTTTTACCGTAACAGTCACCAGAAAATCTTTCATGCGATGCTTAAGCTTTCTGATGAGGGGAAAGCGGTTGATTTAATAACAGTTACAGAAGAATTAGCTGCTGCCCAGCTACTTGAGGACATAGGCGGTGTCAGTTATTTGAGCGAGCTTGCTGGGTCAGTTCCAACTGCGGCTAATATTGAATATTATGCCCAGATTGTTGAAGAAAAAGCACTGCTGCGCCGGCTTATTAGAACTGCAACAGAAATCGTTCAAGATGGATATGCAAGAGAAGATGAAGTCGATGAACTATTAAGCGAAGCAGAAAAAAGAATTATGGAAGTAGCCCAACGGAAAAATGCCGGCTCTTTTCATAGTATAAAAGATGTTCTTGTACGAACATATGATAATATTGAGCTACTTCATAATCGTAAAGGTGAGGTAACCGGTATTGCAACAGGCTTTACAGAGCTTGATCGTATGACGGCTGGTTTTCAACGAAATGATTTAATTATTGTTGCCGCCCGTCCTTCTGTAGGGAAAACAGCCTTTGCTTTAAATATTGCCCAAAACGTCGCCACTAAAACAGATGAAAATGTCGCCATCTTCAGCTTGGAGATGGGAGCAGAACAGCTTGTCATGAGAATGCTTTGTGCAGAAGGAAATATTAATGCGCAAAATCTTCGGACTGGTTCATTAACGGATGAAGATTGGCGAAAGCTTACAATGGCAATGGGAAGTCTATCAAATGCCGGCATTTTTATTGATGATACACCTGGAATCCGAATTAGTGAGATTCGTTCTAAATGTCGGCGGTTAAAGCAAGAGCATGGACTTGGAATGATTTTAATTGACTACTTGCAGCTTATCCAAGGCAGCGGTCGAATGAAAGAAAATCGTCAACAAGAAGTATCGGAAATTTCCAGATCTTTAAAGGCGTTAGCTCGTGAATTGGAAATTCCAGTCATTGCCCTTTCCCAATTGTCTCGTGGTGTTGAACAACGTCAGGATAAGCGTCCTATGATGTCTGATATTCGTGAATCAGGAAGTATTGAGCAAGATGCGGACATTGTTGCATTTTTATATCGTGATGACTATTACGATAAAGAATCGGAAAACAAAAATATTATCGAGATTATTATCGCTAAACAGCGTAACGGTCCAGTCGGAACGGTTCAGCTTGCATTTGTGAAAGAGTATAATAAATTTGTAAACTTAGAGGTTCGCTACGAAGATAGTTCGATTCCGCCAGGTGCATAA